One window of Leptotrichia sp. oral taxon 498 genomic DNA carries:
- a CDS encoding precorrin-8X methylmutase, translating to MAYIKDPKSIEARSFEIITETLGDKLDKFSESEKLIVKRLVHTTGDFDYVNIVEFGNNPIESAEEVLKEGNCKIYCDTNMIVNGLNKNALAKFGLEAYCLVADKDITREAKEKGVTRSMIGIERALKDPKTKIFLIGNAPTALFTLLEKMKKRNLPKLIVGVPVGFVGCPESKKELSKYEVPFIRTNGTKGGSTVAVGVMHGILYQMYERDKYFNN from the coding sequence ATGGCATATATAAAAGATCCAAAATCCATTGAAGCAAGAAGTTTTGAGATAATAACTGAAACTTTAGGAGATAAACTTGATAAATTTAGTGAAAGTGAAAAGTTAATTGTAAAAAGACTCGTTCATACGACAGGAGATTTTGATTATGTAAATATTGTCGAATTTGGGAATAATCCAATAGAATCAGCAGAAGAAGTGCTAAAAGAAGGAAACTGTAAAATTTACTGTGATACGAATATGATTGTGAATGGACTTAATAAAAATGCTCTTGCAAAATTCGGTTTAGAAGCTTATTGCCTTGTCGCTGATAAAGACATCACAAGAGAAGCAAAGGAAAAAGGGGTAACTCGATCAATGATTGGGATTGAAAGAGCGCTAAAAGATCCTAAAACTAAAATTTTTCTCATTGGAAATGCGCCGACTGCACTTTTTACCTTGCTTGAAAAAATGAAAAAGAGAAATTTGCCAAAATTGATTGTTGGAGTGCCAGTTGGATTTGTCGGATGTCCAGAGTCGAAAAAGGAGCTCTCAAAATACGAAGTGCCGTTTATTCGGACAAATGGGACTAAAGGTGGAAGCACGGTTGCGGTTGGAGTTATGCACGGAATTTTATATCAGATGTACGAAAGGGACAAATACTTTAATAATTAA